In Corylus avellana chromosome ca2, CavTom2PMs-1.0, the following proteins share a genomic window:
- the LOC132173128 gene encoding pentatricopeptide repeat-containing protein At4g20770, with translation MESKSTTYLANLLQSCIQKKAHLAGKLLHAFILRNGLASDTFLANRLIELYSKCGKIDSAYRVFDKIAQKDVYSWNALLGAQCKLGNIQDAYALFVKMPDRNTVSWNTLISTLVRSGLEHKALDAYDSMILEGFVPTHFTLASVFSAYSVLLDSERGRICHGLVIKIGLENNMFVSNALLCMYAKCGLIRDASQVFGDMHEPNEVTFTAMMGGLVQTDRAVEALEMFRLMCRKGIRIDSVSLSSTLGACVRGVCGEFGQDDPTFVLSSNVHGRQVHGLMIKLGFERDLHSNNSLLDMYAKNGDMDSAEKIFTNLPEVSVVSWNVMIAGYGQKFQSQKAVEYLQRMQCCGFQPDEVTYINMLAACIKSGDIETGRLMFNSMSCPSVSSWTAILSGYAQSGYHNEAIELFREMQFRSVQFDRTTLAIILSSCAALGLLESGKQVHAASQKASLHTDVYVTSGLICMYSKCGKTEMAKHIFFNTPELDIVCWNSMIAGFSLNSLDMEAFTFFKQMRQNGIFPTQFSYATVLSCCAKLSSSFHGRQVHAQITKGGYVSDVFVGSALIDMYCKCGEVDGARRFFDMMPCKNTVTWNEMIHGYAQNGRGYEAVCLYKDMVSSGEKPDGITFTAVLTACSHSGLVDLGIEIFNSMQLEHGVEQVLDHYTCIIDSLGRAGRFHEAEVLIDKVPYKDDPVLWEVLLSSCRVHANVSLAKRAAEELLRLDPQNSAPYVLLANIYSALGRWDDVRAVRELMSDKQIIKKPGYSWIDYKNDMRTPMVDDDVRMVSVEVEEVGDGTSCYNV, from the coding sequence ATGGAAAGCAAGAGCACCACCTACTTGGCAAACCTCTTGCAGTCTTGCATTCAGAAGAAAGCCCACCTTGCTGGCAAGCTCCTCCACGCTTTTATCCTCCGCAATGGTCTCGCCTCCGACACCTTCCTCGCCAACCGCCTCATCGAGCTTTACTCCAAATGCGGCAAAATCGATTCTGCTTACCGGGTATTCGATAAAATCGCTCAGAAAGACGTATATTCTTGGAATGCCCTGTTGGGTGCCCAGTGTAAATTGGGCAACATACAGGATGCCTATGCATTGTTCGTTAAAATGCCTGACAGAAACACCGTGTCTTGGAACACTTTGATTAGTACATTAGTTCGAAGTGGGCTTGAACACAAAGCGTTGGATGCGTATGATTCGATGATTTTGGAAGGATTCGTGCCTACCCATTTCACTTTGGCGAGTGTATTTAGTGCATACAGCGTGTTGTTGGATTCAGAGCGTGGTAGGATATGTCATGGTCTTGTCATTAAGATTGGGCTTGAGAACAATATGTTTGTGAGTAATGCTTTGTTGTGTATGTATGCAAAGTGTGGCCTTATTCGGGATGCAAGTCAAGTTTTTGGGGACATGCATGAGCCTAATGAGGTCACGTTTACAGCGATGATGGGTGGTTTAGTGCAGACGGATCGTGCCGTGGAGGCTTTGGAAATGTTTAGACTGATGTGCAGAAAAGGAATTCGGATCGATTCTGTCTCGTTGTCAAGCACTTTAGGTGCTTGTGTCAGAGGGGTATGTGGAGAATTTGGTCAGGATGATCCGACTTTCGTGCTTTCTTCTAACGTACATGGGCGACAAGTTCACGGCCTCATGATTAAACTTGGATTTGAGAGAGATCTTCATTCAAATAATTCATTGCTTGATATGTACGCGAAGAATGGGGACATGGATAGTGCTGAGAAGATTTTTACTAATTTGCCTGAAGTCAGTGTTGTTTCTTGGAATGTTATGATAGCTGGGTATGGCCAGAAATTCCAAAGTCAGAAAGCTGTGGAGTACCTGCAAAGAATGCAATGTTGCGGTTTTCAGCCGGATGAGGTCACTTACATTAATATGCTTGCAGCGTGCATCAAGTCTGGGGATATTGAAACCGGGCGTCTAATGTTTAATAGCATGTCATGCCCGAGTGTGAGTTCATGGACTGCCATACTCTCTGGCTATGCCCAGAGTGGGTACCATAATGAGGCAATAGAACTGTTTAGGGAAATGCAGTTTCGAAGTGTGCAATTTGATCGGACTACCTTGGCCATTATCCTCAGCTCATGTGCAGCACTGGGGCTTCTGGAATCTGGAAAGCAGGTCCATGCTGCCTCACAAAAGGCTTCCCTTCATACTGACGTATATGTTACCAGTGGATTAATTTGCATGTATTCTAAGTGTGGGAAGACAGAGATGGCAaagcacatattttttaatacgCCTGAATTGGATATTGTTTGCTGGAATTCAATGATAGCTGGTTTTTCACTTAACTCTCTAGACATGGAAGCTTTCACTTTCTTCAAGCAGATGAGACAAAATGGAATATTTCCCACTCAATTTTCTTATGCTACTGTACTGAGTTGTTGTGCCAAactatcttcttcatttcatgGGAGACAGGTTCATGCCCAGATAACAAAAGGTGGATATGTAAGTGATGTCTTTGTGGGGAGTGCTCTTATTGATATGTATTGTAAATGTGGTGAAGTAGATGGGGCCAGGCGGTTCTTTGATATGATGCCCTGTAAAAATACTGTTACTTGGAATGAAATGATACATGGGTACGCACAAAATGGACGTGGATATGAGGCTGTTTGTCTCTACAAGGACATGGTTAGTTCAGGTGAGAAACCTGACGGTATAACATTTACTGCTGTTTTAACTGCTTGTAGCCATTCAGGATTGGTAGATTTGGGTATAGAAATATTCAATTCAATGCAGCTAGAGCATGGAGTGGAGCAAGTCTTGGACCATTACACTTGCATTATTGATTCATTGGGCCGAGCTGGTCGGTTCCACGAAGCTGAAGTGCTCATAGATAAGGTTCCGTATAAGGATGACCCAGTTTTATGGGAGGTATTGCTTAGTTCTTGTCGTGTTCATGCTAATGTGAGCTTAGCAAAAAGGGCAGCAGAGGAACTTCTTCGCCTGGACCCACAGAATTCTGCTCCTTATGTGCTTCTGGCCAACATCTATTCGGCTTTGGGAAGATGGGATGATGTGAGGGCGGTTAGAGAGTTGATGAGTGATAAACAGATCATTAAGAAACCAGGTTATAGTTGGATCGATTATAAGAATGATATGCGAACTCCTATGGTGGATGACGATGTTAGAATGGTTAGTGTTGAAGTTGAAGAAGTAGGTGATGGCACTTCTTGTTATAATGTATAA